The following coding sequences lie in one Xylocopa sonorina isolate GNS202 chromosome 7, iyXylSono1_principal, whole genome shotgun sequence genomic window:
- the Baf gene encoding barrier to autointegration factor translates to MTSTSQKHKNFIAEPMGEKPVTDLAGIGEVLGRRLEAAGFDKAYVVLGQYLVLKKNRELFQEWMKDACSANAKQSSDCYQCLSDWCDEFL, encoded by the exons ATGACGAGCACATCACAAAAACATAAAAACTTTATCGCTGAACCAATGGGCGAAAAGCCTGTTACAGATCTTGCTGGAATTGGAGAAGTCCTAGGACGTAGATTAGAAGCAGCTGGATTTGACAAA GCTTATGTAGTACTTGGACAATACTTGGTTTTGAAAAAAAATCGAGAATTATTTCAAGAATGGATGAAAGATGCATGTTCTGCAAATGCAAAACAATCTAGTGATTGTTATCAGTGCCTTTCTGATTGGTGTGATGAGttcttgtaa
- the LOC143425465 gene encoding monocarboxylate transporter 5-like, giving the protein MAHATVNSSVEANKQDQKNASENIACTSMDYSVSSATTELVPPDGGWGYIIVLASFLIHVIADGVTYSFGVLYVELLYYFEEGKGATAWIASILVGVTYCSGPISSLLVNKFGCRVVTIMGSVLASLCLLSSVWAPNIITLYFSIGVGTGLGFGLIYLPAIVSVTYYFEKYRSLATGMAVCGAGFGTLIFAPLLDYLIAMYDWRGTILICSGIVLNCTVLGALFRPLERSKSKKKYSIEKYSWNSKKSPQQDSNNSFHKKKIKQLDSVSFQKDNDSTGIKSLSQPALNSKDTIQQDSLETMYKEQLNLTQRYNEEIFHIRQSSISLPNKIEYIKTDNREFKVCIEKKVNTFQESVDISVFKDPVFILFTFSNFCTSIGFYVPYIYIIPQAEERGINKTDASYLLGVIGIANTVGRIILGYVSDKPWVNRLLIYNLCLTICGISTILSTFCTTFTLFIIYASTFGFTSGAYVGLTSVILVDLLGLNRLTNAFGHLLLFQGFASFLGSPIAGWLYDVLQSYNPGFFTAGGMITFSGLILFFIPVIQQKIQKNINIQKTKNTVNNQFA; this is encoded by the exons ATGGCACATGCGACTGTCAACTCCTCCGTCGAGGCAAATAAGCAGGaccaaaaaaatgcaagtgaaaaTATCGCATGTACATCAATGGACTACTCAGTGTCATCAGCTACCACGGAACTCGTACCACCGGACGGAGGATGGGGCTACATCATAGTTCTGGCAtcctttttaatccatgtaattG CGGATGGTGTTACATATTCCTTCGGGGTTCTTTACGTAGAACTCTTATACTACTTCGAAGAGGGAAAAGGTGCAACTGCATGGATAGCATCGATTTTAGTTGGTGTTACTTATTGCTCAG GTCCAATATCGAGTTTGCTCGTGAATAAATTCGGATGTCGAGTTGTAACCATAATGGGCTCGGTATTGGCAAGTTTGTGTTTACTATCAAGCGTGTGGGCACCAAATATTATAACATTGTACTTTTCAATCGGCGTCGGAACAG GCCTAGGTTTTGGTTTAATCTACTTACCTGCGATCGTTAGCGTGACGTATTACTTTGAAAAGTATCGTTCTCTTGCAACAGGAATGGCAGTATGTGGTGCTGGTTTTGGCACATTAATTTTCGCTCCTTTATTAGACTATCTCATAGCAATGTACGATTGGCGAGGAACAATTTTGATCTGTTCTGGGATCGTTTTGAATTGCACCGTTCTAGGAGCACTGTTTAGGCCTCTTGAAAGAAGCAAATCAAAGAAAAAATATTCTATAGAG AAATATTCCTGGAACTCGAAAAAAAGTCCTCAACAAGATTCAAATAATTCATTTcacaagaaaaaaataaaacagtTGGACAGTGTCAGTTTTCAAAAGGATAATGATAGCACGGGTATCAAATCTTTAAGTCAACCCGCTTTAAATTCAAAGGATACAATACAGCAAGATAGCTTGGAGACAATGTATAAAGAGCA gctTAATTTAACACAACGATATAACGAAGAAATATTTCATATACGTCAGTCCTCTATAAGTTTACCCAATAAAATAGAGTATATTAAAACAGATAATAGGGAATTTAAAGTTTGTATTGAGAAGAAAGTAAACACATTTCAAGAAAGTGTAGATATTTCTGTGTTCAAGGATCcagtatttatattatttacttTTTCCAATTTCTGCACCAGTATTGGCTTTTATGTACCATACATTTATATAATA CCTCAAGCTGAAGAACGAGGAATTAATAAAACAGATGCAAGTTATCTTCTTGGAGTAATTGGAATTGCTAATACTGTGGGCCGTATAATATTAGGATATGTCTCTGATAAACCATGGGTTAACAgattattaatatataatttgtGCCTTACGATATGTGGTATCT CTACAATTCTTAGTACTTTTTGTACAACTTTTacattatttataatttatgcTTCTACATTTGGATTCACATCTGGTGCTTATGTTGGTCTTACATCTGTAATTTTAGTAGATTTATTAGGTTTAAATCGACTCACAAATGCATTTGGTCATCTCTTACTATTCCAAGGTTTTGCATCATTTCTAGGTTCACCTATAGCTG GATGGTTATACGATGTGCTTCAATCTTATAATCCTGGATTCTTTACTGCTGGTGGAATGATAACCTTTAGTGGATTAATTCTATTCTTTATACCTGTTATTCaacaaaaaatacaaaaaaatataaatattcaaaAAACAAAAAACACAGTAAACAATCAATTTGCATAA
- the LOC143425631 gene encoding uncharacterized protein LOC143425631: protein MSKSNIRKITVDPTKCNTDSRRPSVFERLGTKPAATAGQNSSDYCRNWALNGSCSYGKNCKYANTHTLISPSKRAKKDNVIASTTGLIEDPFKRLTSKIVKKASHSPDLNLEEWNQTDLEYEDEKVLERRRQLLQRELELQMKKDKEVHGKDKVRQKKKAMTSSSSSHTSSTSSSSSSSSSEDSSSSSTSDSRKKVKKIKSKRHHSGSTDYDEDKERRRKLKLKRLGAKNEKPVVKKKRKFETSSTKKEITARPGKKYTSSTTSRKHSSTPRTRSPTIQASTTVISTTSTVLGSSISVPHHGTSNKVRERNRSESPKGTKNRDIDKEDRHYKKVRDVDELSKDSVKSKPFDKVKEQDKEKSRTIDEKIKTDERLKTKCKEKDMRSRTPPTSERSKHQHSKETISTKARRSRTPEKSSRSKRELTPSKAQDRQISTNRSRDTEKKDRESHKSDKAKDREELRKNEQNSKTRQMSNQEESHRRIGKEFDDKAYLGDKTRQKSRERRDKDHTRDERGHSRLGRDQRDGRDKDKEELQERCRERPRERDRDRDRDRERDRDRERDRDRDRDRDRDRDRERDRDRDRDRDRDRDRDREKESIKTRDRDIPPLVSTSMNLTTDKNSRYSRDKERIVVKDSTFEKNGTRERRSDRERERSETKALSDRDRTAQRIDSRYDRSTVDKDTSVRKTGINSPRDRVDRFPRERSLDRASLLDKGVHNAPQLSQAPLPAVQSSIASSSSSSAPPTLSTSRDNLIDRIDVGHYDRDRHRRFGARYDRNHTSEHDQSRVTPTKVDRLIERRETSPRRTIEIDRNYNRNYGRLPEHWDEQEEATSHLDYRDHHVHEDDRRKPVDGRRYDSPFDERRGIREERSRESRYVVQTTDRTSFDDHRHHHHHHRHPLYSGEKLRSNTSIRDENVPNDEWDSHHRDIDHNRERAYGPVDWEEREWRVRALWDSRDSLPRSEVHDEDWNSRYDNSVADWKSSDSRKWDNQSVHIRGHYRNDRSKELEITESTSHNKRRTYNSSEARDECTAHTSKQASLYGSMKEEPINKKLMELAEGKLSTTREKPTDTFQKKSVPKEKTEPKETITSDLKRSCIDESLQTLHTESDLSDISDDPDDILNMEDITDVDSNKPRATKKSPDTTQRDGQSTTQEVDPSSPKEIIEETDFNTKGKENTDTISFRNMEDENMETMDFEEISDGELEEDIKTSGKGLGDALGVDWESLVKETQPRKSTSCNQNSENRWQCRAILHRIGVSAKYAGEDLMKKLANKYEKDDHSELFLHNVAFVHTALARNRLLRDLNNDMLPTVDDFLYRNSNVNIDENIDYDLEVLKPCTALYEEAKCLLQQTV, encoded by the exons ATGTCAAAATCAAACATAAGGAAGATAACGGTTGACCCTACGAAATGTAATACAGACTCTCGTCGACCAAGTGTGTTTGAGAGGTTGGGGACCAAACCAGCAGCTACTGCCGGCCAAAATTCATCGGATTATTGTAGAAACTGGGCATTAAACGGCAGTTGTTCATATGGGAAGAATTGCAA ATATGCAAATACTCACACATTAATAAGTCCGTCCAAGCGTGCCAAAAAGGATAATGTTATTGCGAGTACAACGGGA CTCATTGAGGATCCATTTAAAAGGCTTACTTCTAAGATCGTAAAAAAGGCATCGCATAGCCCTGATTTGAATTTAGAAGAGTGGAATCAAACAGATCTGGAATACGAGGacgaaaaagtattagaaagaCGTAGACAGCTATTACAACGTGAACTGGAACTACAAATGAAGAAAGATAAAGAAGTTCATGGAAAAGACAAAGTGAGACAGAAAAAAAAGGCTATGACTTCTTCCTCTAGTTCTCATACTTCAAGTACATCTAGCAGTAGTAGTAGTTCTAGTAGCGAAGATTCATCTTCCAGTTCAACATCTGATTCACGTAAAAAAGTTAAAAAAATCAAATCTAAGCGACATCATAGTGGTTCCACTGATTACGATGAAGATAAAGAAAGAAGAAGGAA ATTAAAATTGAAAAGACTTGGGGCAAAAAATGAAAAACCAGTGGTAAAGAAGAAACGTAAGTTTGAAACGAGTTCCACAAAAAAGGAAATCACTGCTAGACCAGGAAAGAAATATACTTCTTCCACGACATCAAGGAAACATTCTTCTACGCCTCGTACAAGATCACCAACAATACAAGCATCTACAACAGTGATATCAACAACCTCTACGGTATTAGGGTCCTCGATATCTGTGCCCCATCATGGAACATCCAATAAAgtacgagaaagaaatagaagtgaaTCTCCAAAAGGAACAAAAAATAGGGATATAGACAAAGAAGATAGGCATTACAAGAAAGTTCGAGATGTAGATGAATTGTCTAAAGACAGTGTTAAAAGTAAACCATTCGATAAGGTCAAAGAACAGGATAAAGAAAAAAGCCGTACAATAGACGAGAAAATAAAAACAGACGAAAGATTAAAGACCAAATGCAAGGAAAAAGACATGCGTTCTAGAACACCGCCTACATCTGAAAGATCGAAACATCAACATTCGAAGGAAACAATTTCAACTAAAGCCCGTCGTAGTCGTACACCCGAGAAGTCATCAAGATCGAAACGAGAACTTACGCCGTCAAAAGCTCAAGATAGACAGATATCTACGAACAGGTCTCGGGATACGGAAAAAAAGGATCGTGAATCTCATAAGAGTGACAAAGCTAAAGATAGGGAGGAATTGCGGAAAAATGAACAAAATAGTAAAACCAGACAAATGTCTAATCAAGAAGAGAGTCATAGAAGAATTGGTAAAGAATTTGATGATAAAGCCTATTTGGGTGATAAAACGCGGCAAAAGAGCAGAGAACGTCGTGATAAAGATCATACGAGAGATGAACGAGGACATTCGAGGCTTGGTCGCGATCAACGAGACGGTCGAGATAAAGATAAGGAGGAATTGCAAGAACGTTGTCGTGAACGCCCACGGGAGAGAGATCGTGATCGAGATAGAGATCGAGAACGTGATCGTGATCGTGAGAGAGATAGAGATCGGGATCGCGATCGTGATCGGGATCGTGACAGGGAGAGAGATCGCGATCGGGATCGCGATCGTGATCGAGATCGGGATCGTGACAGAGAAAAAGAGTCGATAAAGACAAGAGATAGAGATATTCCACCTTTAGTTTCGACGTCAATGAATTTAACAACGGATAAAAATTCGCGTTATAGTCGGGATAAAGAACGAATAGTGGTGAAAGATAGTACTTTTGAAAAGAATGGTACCCGAGAACGTAGAAGCGATAGAGAAAGAGAACGGTCCGAAACTAAAGCACTTTCTGATAGGGATAGAACAGCTCAACGCATTGATAGTAGATACGATAGAAGTACAGTAGATAAGGATACGTCTGTTCGCAAAACTGGTATAAATTCACCTAGGGACCGTGTTGATCGTTTTCCACGAGAAAGATCCCTGGACAGAGCATCATTGCTCGATAAAGGTGTACACAATGCTCCACAATTATCACAAGCGCCTTTGCCAGCTGTTCAGTCTTCTATTGCTTCGTCGTCATCCTCATCTGCACCACCTACGTTGTCAACGTCACGTGATAATTTAATCGACAGAATAGACGTTGGACATTATGATCGTGACAGACATAGGCGATTCGGTGCACGATATGATAGAAATCATACATCTGAACACGATCAGTCACGCGTTACACCAACAAAAGTTGATCGTTTAATCGAAAGACGAGAAACTAGTCCACGACGAACAATTGAAATCGACAGAAATTACAATAGAAATTATGGACGTTTGCCAGAGCACTGGGATGAACAAGAGGAAGCAACTTCGCATTTAGATTATCGTGATCATCATGTTCACGAAGATGATAGAAGAAAACCTGTCGATGGCAGAAGGTACGATAGTCCGTTCGATGAAAGACGTGGAATTCGAGAAGAAAGATCACGGGAATCTCGTTACGTTGTTCAAACTACTGATAGAACATCTTTCGATGATCACCGacaccatcatcatcatcataggCATCCGCTTTACTCTGGAGAAAAATTACGAAGCAATACTTCCATTCG aGATGAAAATGTTCCAAACGATGAATGGGATAGTCATCATCGTGACATTGATCATAATAGAGAACGAGCTTATGGTCCTGTAGATTGGGAAGAAAGAGAATGGCGAGTAAGAGCATTGTGGGATAGTAGAGATAGTCTTCCTCGTTCAGAAGTGCATGATGAGGACTGGAATTCGCGATATGACAATTCTGTAGCAGATTGGAAATCAAGTGATTCTCGAAAATGGGATAATCAATCAGTACATATTCGGGGTCACTATAGAAATGATCGATCCAAAGAATTAGAAATAACAGAATCTACATCACACAA TAAAAGAAGAACTTATAATAGTTCAGAAGCTAGAGATGAATGTACTGCGCATACATCGAAACAAGCATCTTTGTATGGTAGCATGAAAGAAGAACCTATCAATAAAAAGTTAATGGAACTTGCAGAAGGTAAATTGTCCACAACTCGAGAAAAACCTACagatacatttcaaaagaaatcAGTACCAAAAGAGAAAACTGAACCGAAGGAAACTATTACATCTGATCTGAAACGTTCTTGCATCGATGAATCTTTACAAACGCTTCATACTGAAAGCGATCTTAGTGACATTAGTGATGACCCAGATGATATATTAAATATGGAAGATATCACA GACGTAGATTCAAATAAACCACGAGCAACCAAGAAAAGTCCCGACACTACACAACGGGATGGACAGTCGACAACTCAAGAGGTAGATCCGTCATCTCCAAAAGAAATTATAGAAGAAACAGATTTTAAcacaaaaggaaaagaaaatactGATACGATATCGTTTAG AAACATGGAAGATGAGAATATGGAAACTATGGACTTTGAAGAGATTTCTGATGGTGAATTAGAAGAGGATATAAAAACAAGTGGCAAAGGTTTAGGTGACGCTTTGGGAGTTGATTGGGAAAGTCTTGTGAAAGAAACACAACCTCGTAAATCTACATCATGTAATCAAAACTCAGAAAATCGCTGGCAGTGTAGAGCAATTCTGCATAGAATTGGTGTTTCTGCGAAATACGCAGGTGAAGATCTAATGAAAAAGCTGGCAAACAAATATGAAAAAGATG atCACTCGGAATTGTTTCTTCACAACGTTGCATTTGTGCACACAGCACTTGCGCGAAATCGTTTGTTACGAGATTTAAACAATGATATGCTACCTACGGTTGACGACTTTCTGTATAG GAATAGTAATGTAAATATTGATGAAAATATAGATTACGATTTAGAAGTTTTAAAGCCTTGTACAGCTTTATATGAAGAAGCAAAATGTTTATTACAACAGACTGTATGA
- the LOC143425150 gene encoding PITH domain-containing protein GA19395, which translates to MAHQCNCGNTHNIAELGVQYNLYQKIDVENVECLNEYEEGSGATVFKKWEDRLDRNKYVESDMDNELLFNVPFTGNIKLKGIIIIGGEDDFHPNKVKLYKNRPHMTFDDVATEPEQEFELCTDTNGIHEYSPKVVKFSAVHHLSLHFIGTERTDKIKIYYIGLKGEWLPLHQHGVTICTYELRPQMSDHPRSENEDIDRSIS; encoded by the exons ATGGCACATCAATGTAATTGTGGGAATACACATAACATTGCCGAGTTGGGTGTACAGTACAATTTATATCAAAAAATTGATGTAGAAAATGTAGAGTGCTTAAATGAATACGAAGAAGGTAGTGGGGCTACTGTATTCAAAAAATGGGAGGACAGATTAGACAGGAATAAA TATGTCGAAAGTGATATGGACAATGAACTTTTATTTAATGTTCC TTTTACAGGAAACATAAAGTTAAagggtattattattattggagGTGAAGATGATTTTCATCCAAATAAAGTAAAGTT ATACAAAAATAGACCTCATATGACATTCGATGATGTAGCCACAGAACCTGAACAAGAGTTTGAATTATGTACGGATACAAATGGAATACATGAATATTCTCCtaa AGTGGTCAAGTTTTCAGCAGTACATCACTTAAGTTTGCACTTTATTGGTACAGAAAGAACAGATAAAATAAAAATCTATTATATAGGATTAAAAGGAGAATGGTTACCTCTGCATCAACATGGTGTTACTATTTGTACGTATGAATTACGACCACAGATGAGCGACCATCCAAGAAGCGAAAATGAAGATATTGATAGGTCAATTAGTTGA
- the Bsf gene encoding bicoid stability factor, translating to MLSIALRCAYNRGHHLKAALRNENKKVTNFVTICSNNSVIVSVRNVMSMAEEEDNVGKYNLIKKKEIENIINHINFTDSIHYRHTVSLLELCCNVTDCLPLDKVNLGKSLWTVLTVCNFKICTGHYNTLLKLYVENEYDFSPSKMLKIMENNNIPADNVTYKMCIDHYCMKGNMKKAHKLLTKMKRIRLPLLKSTFDSMLLGYSLLGKMEDIIEILTSMKEKELQFTTETYVAIMHAYAKTNDINEIKNIIVTCNSRNIYFTNRDILNVIYMLAKEGHIAHIDIMYQYLKKSKQILYNEIQVILKLLSIRQIHVAITALSYMSLNNDHPQCKDILKLILEHMITKISVFSDIVYTCTFFKCEEILKKSLSIALYYSLMTDDKSLLRLLHLFKWHYVIKPHYFWPLLSSHGSKYNLQGILDTLQIMTNTFNVPPCVDTIADYVLPFIFGNVHYMRKLLMKCKIDETTINNAFVLLFLRKRNLRKAMLYIKYFGGKYSYKILALDLRYASICTKDICSFVYISHNLLEDKDFCPTLKENNEAYNTTFSSIDMQLYEAAIDFPRYKHWLKLVMCEIENQNIRLQSETVRVIDKVLYNRATHDLLYPFRSLFFIVKNGYELSDNKSS from the exons ATGTTAAGTATTGCATTACGATGTGCATATAATCGTGGACACCATCTAAAAGCTGCATTACGAAATGAAAACAAGAAAGTTACAAACTTCGTAACTATATGCAGTAATAATTCGGTCATTGTTTCAGTAAG GAATGTAATGTCAATGGCAGAAGAAGAAGATAATGTAGGAAAATACAATTtgataaaaaagaaagagaTTGAAAATATTATTAACCATATAAATTTTACAG ATTCTATACATTATAGACATACAGTTTCACTACTTGAATTATGTTGTAATGTAACAGATTGTCTACCATTGGATAAAGTAAATCTTGGTAAATCATTATGGACAGTCCTAACTGTTTGCA ACTTCAAGATATGTACAGGCCATTATAATACACTTTTGAAGTTATATGTAGAAAATGAATATGACTTTTCACCATCGAAAATGTTAAAAATCATGGAAAATAATAACATACCTGCAGATAATGTCACATACAAAATGTGCATTGATCATTACTGTATGAAAGGAAATATGAAGAAGGCGCATAAACTTTTGACAAAAATGAAAAGAATACGACTGCCTTTATTAAAATCCACTTTTGATTCAATGTTATTGGGGTATTCTCTATTGGG AAAAATGGAAGACATAATTGAAATTCTTACTAGTATGAAAGAAAAGGAATTACAGTTCACTACTGAAACATATGTAGCTATAATGCATGCTTATGCTAAAACAAATGATattaatgaaattaaaaatataattgtaACATGTAATTCGCGGAACATATATTTTACTAATAGAgatattttaaatgtaatttatATGTTAGCAAAAGAAGGTCATATTGCTCACATTGATATC ATGtatcaatatttaaaaaaaagtaagCAAATTTTATATAATGAAATACAAGTTATCTTAAAATTATTAAGTATTAGACAAATACATGTAGCTATTACTGCACTGTCATATATGTCTTTGAATAATGATCATCCTCAATGTAAAGATAttcttaaattaattttagagcaTATGATTACTAAAATATCG gTATTCTCTGATATTGTATACACGTGTACCTTTTTCAAATGTGAAGAGATTCTTAAAAAGTCATTATCAATAGCGCTCTATTATTCATTAATGACAGATGATAAGTCATTGCTTCGTTTACTTCATCTGTTTAAGTGGCATTATGTTATAAAACCACACTACTTCTGGCCACTTTTAAGTAGTCATGGAAGTAAATATAATTTACAAG GTATTTTAGATACTCTTCAGATTATGACCAATACTTTTAATGTACCACCTTGTGTCGATACAATTGCTGATTATGTTTTACCATTCATTTTTGGAAATGTACATTACATGAGAAAATTATTAATGAAATGTAAAATAGATGAAACAACAATCAACAATGCTTTTGTATTATTATTCTTGCGAAAAAGGAACTTAAGAAAAGCTATGTTATATA TTAAATATTTTGGTGGCAAATATTCCTACAAAATACTTGCTCTTGATCTTAGATATGCTTCTATCTGTACAAAAGATATATGTAGTTTTGTATATATAAGTCACAATTTGTTAGAAGACAAGGATTTTTGTCCAACATTGAAAGAAAACAATGAAGCATATAATACTACATTTTCATCTATAGATATGCAATTATATGAGGCTGCAATTGATTTTCCACGTTATAAACATTGGCTGAAATTG GTAATGTGCGAGATAGAAAACCAAAATATAAGATTACAATCTGAAACAGTAAGAGTCATAGATAAAGTTTTATACAATCGTGCAACACATGATCTGCTATATCCGTTTCGAAGT TTGTTTTTTATTGTTAAAAATGGATATGAATTAAGTGATAACAAATCCAGTTAA